From Xiphophorus hellerii strain 12219 chromosome 6, Xiphophorus_hellerii-4.1, whole genome shotgun sequence, the proteins below share one genomic window:
- the LOC116720958 gene encoding tripartite motif-containing protein 16-like, protein MEQNQPDQETLSCSICLDLLKDPVTIPCGHSYCMNCINSFWDEGEQKKNYHCPQCRETFTPRPVLKKSTMLAALVEQLKKTGLQAAAADLRSAGPDDVACDFCTGRKLKAIKSCLFCLASYCEKHLQPHYDVAPLKKHKLVEPSKNLQENICSKHDEVMKMFCRTDQKCICYLCSVDEHQGHITVSAAAERTERQRELEERRGNIQQRIQDREKDVKLLQQEVEAINHSADKTVEDSEKIFTELIRLLQKRSSDVKQQIRSQQETEVSRVKDVQEKLEQEITELKRKDAELEQLSHTEDHNQFLLNYPSLPALSESTHSSSINIRPLRHFEDVAAAVSELREKLQDVLRDSWTNISLMVTEVDVLLSEPEPTTRAGFLKYSCEITMDPNTAHTELVLSEGNRKVTRMNQHQSYSSHPDRFTHYSQVLSKESLTGRCYWEVEWRGRVLVSVAYKNISRAGRGNECEFGFNDKSWALYCNTSQFCHNNIWTSISGPVSSRVGVYLDHRAGILSFYSVSGSMTLIHRVQTRFTEPLHVGVCLNKNSTELMKKRCLLFIIH, encoded by the exons atggagcagaaTCAGCCGGACCAAGAAACTCTCTCCTGTTCGATCTGCctggatctactgaaggatccgGTGACGATTCCCTGCggacacagctactgtatgaactgtattaaCAGCTTCTGGGATGAAGGTGAGCAGAAGAAGAACTATCACTGTCCTCAATGCAGAGAGACATTCACACCGAGGCCTGTTTTAAAGAAGAGCACCATGCTAGCAGCTttagtggagcagctgaagaagactggactccaagctgctgctgctgatctcCGTTCTGCTGGACCTGACgatgtggcctgtgatttctgcactggaagaaaactgaaagccatcAAGTCCTGTTTATTCTGTCTGGCCTCTTACTGTgagaaacaccttcagcctCATTATGATGTGGCTCctttaaagaaacacaagctggtggagccgtccaagaacctccaggagaacatctgctctaagcatgatgaggtgatgaagatgttcTGCCGCACTGATCAGAAGTGTATCTGCTATCTCTGCTCTGTGGATGAACATCAAGGCCACATCACagtgtcagcagcagcagaaaggactgagaggcagagagagctggaggagagacgaggaaacatccagcagagaatccaggacagagagaaagatgtgaagctgcttcaacaggaggtggaggccatcaatcactctgctgataaaacagtggaggacagtgagaagatcttcactgagctgatccgtctcctccagaaaagaagctctgatgtgaagcagcagatcagatcccagcaggaaactgaagtgagtcgagtcaaagatgttcaggagaagctggagcaggagatcactgagctgaagaggaaagacgctgagctggagcagctctcacacacagaggatcacaaccagtttctcctcaactacccctcactgccagcactcagtgagtctacacactcatccagcatcaacatccgtcctctgagacactttgaggacgtggcagcagctgtgtcagagctcagagagaaactacaggacgtcctgagagactcatggacaaacatctcactgatggtcactgaggtggatgttctactgtcagaaccagaaccaacgaCAAGGGCTGgattcttaaaatattcatgtgAAATCACAATGGATCCAAACACAGCTCACACAGAGCTGGTTCTGTCAGAGGgaaacaggaaggtgacaaGGATGAATCAACATCAGTCTTATTCTAgtcatccagacagattcacTCATTATTCTCAGGTTCTGAGTAAAGAGAGTTTAACTGgacgttgttactgggaggtggagtggagaGGGAGAGTTTTAGTATCAGTCGCATACAAGAAtatcagcagagcaggaagagGGAATGAATGTGAATTTGGATTTAATGACAAATCTTGGGCTTTATATTGTAACACTTCTCAATTTTGTCACAACAACATCTGGACCTCcatctcaggtccagtttcctccagagtcggagtgtacctggatcacagagcaggtattctgtccttctacagcgtCTCTGGATCCATGACTCtgatccacagagtccagaccagattcactgAGCCGCTACATGTTGGAGTTTG TTTGAACAAAAACTCAACAGAACTAATGAAGAAAagatgtttactttttattattcattaa